The DNA window CGAAGTCGACGTCCATGATGCGACCGGCAGCGGCCTTGGTATTCGTCGAGATGTTCGACAGGTTGCTGTTGACGTGGTCCAGGCGGTTCGACACGGCACCAATCTTCGAGCGCAGGGCGGAGACGGAATCGATCGCGGTGGCCAGCTTCGAGATGGTGGCGTTGGCCGAGGCGGTCAGTTCAGTACCAACGCCGCCAGGCGCGGCGTTGTCGGCGCTGAAACGGGTGGAGATGCTGCCGATACCCGAGGTGGCATCCGTGGCGGTACCCAGTTCGGTGGTGAAATCGGCGTCCAGCTTTTCGGCCGAATCGGCACCGATCTGGAAGGAGATGGCCGCATTCAGCTTGCCACCGGTCGTCTTGAACAGTTCCGTGCCGCCGAACTTGGTGTTGCCGAAGATGTTCGTCAGCTCATCGGCCAGCGAGTCATACTCGCCCTGCATCGCGGTCTTGTCAGCGGCGGTCGAGGAGCCGTCGGCGGCCTGGGTTGCCAGGTCCTTCATGCGGTTCAGGATATTGGTCGTCTGATCCAGCGCACCGTCGGCGGTCTGCAGCATGGAAATCGAGTTTTGCGTGTTGCGCATGGCGACCTGCATGCCGCTGGTCTGCGTCTTCAGGCGGGTGGCGATCTGCAGGCCGGCCGCGTCGTCCATTGCCGAGTTGATACGGTAGCCGGTCGACAGGCGGGTCATCGACGTCGACAGGGTCGACTGGGTGCGCGACAGCGAATTTTGTGCGGACAGGGCAGCGTTGTTGGTGTGAAGGCTCAGCATGGCAATTACTCCGTTCGGTTTGTTGTCTGGTGCAGGTTTTCTGCGTGCTCATGAATACAAGACGACCGGTTTGCCCATCACATTAA is part of the Pseudoduganella lutea genome and encodes:
- a CDS encoding flagellin N-terminal helical domain-containing protein, translating into MLSLHTNNAALSAQNSLSRTQSTLSTSMTRLSTGYRINSAMDDAAGLQIATRLKTQTSGMQVAMRNTQNSISMLQTADGALDQTTNILNRMKDLATQAADGSSTAADKTAMQGEYDSLADELTNIFGNTKFGGTELFKTTGGKLNAAISFQIGADSAEKLDADFTTELGTATDATSGIGSISTRFSADNAAPGGVGTELTASANATISKLATAIDSVSALRSKIGAVSNRLDHVNSNLSNISTNTKAAAGRIMDVDFATESASMTSNQMLLQAGTAMLKQSNSQSSLVMSLLQ